One stretch of Paenibacillus sp. FSL R5-0341 DNA includes these proteins:
- a CDS encoding glycoside hydrolase family 88 protein gives MVGTSTRAVTQERRMSVKIADTLLSECQNGNHPKIANKWGYVGGMTLMALERAAEWNQESRYAELVHRHMDDLIENDGTIRTYQLNDYNLDMINEGKNLFIQWKNSGNEKYVKAILHLVDQLKGQPRTSEGGFWHKKIYPFQMWLDGIYMSSPFLAEYASTFDHPESFDEVARQILLIERKTRNPRTGLLHHAWDESKEQRWCDQNTGRSFHVWGRAMGWYAMAVVDALEHFPMDHPQRGQIMGIFERMAYAIAHAQDQDSGLWYQVMDQNGRAGNYLEASASCMLTYALAKGLRLHYLAELNREVVDHAYAGILKRLVTEDENGVHLHHICHGAGLGGKKYRDGSYEYYISEPVVSDVQMGVAPFLLASIEIERLGAKEG, from the coding sequence ATGGTTGGAACTTCGACAAGGGCAGTTACACAGGAACGCAGAATGTCTGTCAAAATAGCAGATACCTTGCTTTCCGAATGCCAGAATGGCAATCACCCCAAGATTGCAAACAAATGGGGTTATGTAGGCGGGATGACGTTGATGGCACTTGAACGCGCTGCCGAATGGAATCAAGAATCCCGTTATGCGGAACTTGTTCATCGTCACATGGATGACCTCATCGAGAATGACGGCACCATTCGCACCTACCAGTTGAATGATTACAACCTGGATATGATCAATGAAGGCAAAAATCTGTTCATTCAGTGGAAGAATTCCGGCAATGAAAAGTATGTTAAAGCGATCCTGCACCTCGTTGACCAGCTTAAAGGACAGCCTCGGACAAGTGAAGGTGGATTCTGGCATAAGAAAATATACCCCTTTCAGATGTGGCTGGATGGCATTTATATGTCTTCACCCTTTCTGGCGGAATACGCCAGTACTTTCGATCACCCCGAGAGCTTCGATGAAGTGGCACGGCAGATTCTGTTGATTGAGCGAAAGACACGTAATCCACGAACTGGTTTATTGCATCATGCCTGGGATGAGAGCAAGGAACAACGCTGGTGCGATCAAAATACTGGTCGATCCTTTCATGTTTGGGGCCGGGCCATGGGATGGTATGCAATGGCGGTGGTGGATGCACTGGAGCATTTTCCGATGGATCACCCACAGCGCGGACAGATCATGGGTATATTTGAACGAATGGCCTATGCGATTGCTCACGCTCAGGATCAGGATAGTGGACTCTGGTACCAAGTGATGGATCAGAACGGAAGAGCGGGAAATTATCTAGAAGCCTCTGCTTCCTGTATGCTGACCTATGCACTTGCAAAAGGCCTCAGATTACATTATCTGGCTGAGCTGAACCGTGAAGTCGTTGATCATGCCTATGCAGGCATATTGAAGCGGTTGGTCACTGAAGATGAAAATGGGGTGCATCTGCACCACATCTGTCATGGTGCCGGACTTGGTGGCAAGAAGTATCGGGACGGTTCTTATGAATATTACATCAGTGAACCGGTCGTTAGTGATGTACAGATGGGCGTAGCTCCATTCTTGTTAGCCAGTATTGAGATAGAGAGACTTGGAGCGAAAGAAGGGTGA
- a CDS encoding NosD domain-containing protein, which produces MRNPWVKLGTFKSCEKSTGRGLVFLIGLMIFILFFPHGKAMAGSGERDLIPLQPIIDRSAPGDIIHLATGRYSGPVTIDKNITIQGDPTGIVVNEKTTSTITIQSDGVKLSGFTIEHNANELTAAIQVEGKNSEITDLHIQTQGYGMIIRNSIHATIQRNNITWAGSDSASSGQKGNGIDLYNSHDSYIEANEITGMRDGIYLENSRKSTVQNNRLLHTRYGIHCMYIDGSSVMDNTGEENMTGAMIMGVKNTVISGNSFRKQSTNVHSQGILLYDVHQSSIHNNVVEGNRVGMNIAESSGNEIHDNAVLRNFVGIQLVLAEANEFTRNQMVSNVIEASALDSPNNVLMENYWDSFQGLDLNRDGISEISYAINPFYEQLVSRNSAYQLFFQSPGMVFLSDLFTEGREQWTTDKSPRMSMDTGSDLNMSVERPARSNVVWMLGLILLGVATFIIIYMGVLRK; this is translated from the coding sequence ATGCGTAATCCTTGGGTGAAGTTAGGTACATTCAAGAGCTGTGAGAAGAGTACGGGGCGAGGATTGGTTTTTCTAATTGGCCTGATGATTTTCATATTATTTTTCCCGCATGGTAAGGCAATGGCCGGCTCCGGCGAGCGTGATCTCATTCCCCTTCAGCCTATAATTGACCGTTCTGCACCTGGAGATATCATTCATCTTGCAACAGGCCGATATTCCGGCCCTGTAACGATTGATAAGAACATCACCATTCAGGGTGATCCTACGGGCATAGTCGTGAATGAGAAAACCACCTCTACGATAACCATTCAGTCAGATGGGGTGAAGTTGAGCGGGTTTACAATTGAGCATAATGCGAATGAACTGACCGCAGCGATTCAGGTTGAAGGAAAAAACAGTGAGATCACGGATCTGCATATTCAGACTCAGGGTTATGGGATGATTATCCGTAATTCAATTCATGCGACGATTCAGCGGAACAACATTACGTGGGCCGGGTCTGATTCTGCTTCCAGTGGCCAGAAGGGCAATGGCATTGATCTGTACAACTCCCATGATAGCTACATTGAAGCCAATGAGATCACCGGCATGAGGGATGGAATCTATCTGGAGAACAGTCGCAAGTCTACTGTGCAAAATAACAGGCTGTTACATACAAGGTACGGCATCCACTGTATGTACATTGACGGCTCTTCTGTCATGGACAATACCGGAGAGGAGAACATGACAGGTGCCATGATTATGGGCGTCAAGAATACGGTCATATCGGGCAATTCTTTTCGCAAACAGAGTACGAATGTTCATTCCCAAGGCATTTTATTGTATGACGTGCATCAATCCTCAATTCACAACAATGTGGTGGAGGGGAATCGTGTCGGCATGAATATTGCAGAATCATCGGGTAATGAGATCCATGACAATGCGGTGCTTCGGAATTTTGTTGGCATCCAGCTTGTTCTGGCAGAGGCGAATGAGTTTACACGTAACCAAATGGTGTCTAATGTCATTGAAGCTTCGGCGCTGGATAGCCCGAATAATGTCCTGATGGAGAACTACTGGGATTCCTTTCAGGGGCTCGATCTGAATCGGGATGGGATCAGTGAAATATCCTATGCCATCAATCCTTTTTATGAGCAATTGGTCAGTCGAAATTCAGCGTATCAGCTCTTTTTCCAATCGCCGGGCATGGTCTTTCTGAGTGACTTATTTACAGAGGGCAGAGAACAATGGACAACCGACAAATCGCCTCGAATGAGCATGGATACGGGATCTGACCTGAACATGTCAGTGGAAAGGCCAGCAAGATCCAATGTGGTGTGGATGCTTGGTTTAATTCTGCTGGGCGTAGCAACTTTTATAATCATCTATATGGGGGTATTACGAAAATGA
- a CDS encoding nitrous oxide reductase accessory protein NosL: MNKSLNRRWTLVMVLMFGMVLLTACGTKYAALPINEDVDICAICKMQVKDDAYATQLTTKDGQNYKFDDIGCMNQWKTENGTDNIGMDYVRDYNDKEWIEYSKATYVYDASLRTPMAYGILNFKDKPSAEAFIAEQGVGTIMTAEDLASHDWKQNTENMDMMGEHGHDAHGHGEEEANEGTHQEGEMEEESGH; encoded by the coding sequence ATGAACAAAAGTTTGAACAGAAGATGGACATTGGTCATGGTACTTATGTTTGGTATGGTATTGTTAACCGCTTGTGGAACAAAATACGCCGCATTGCCGATCAATGAAGACGTGGATATCTGTGCGATCTGTAAAATGCAGGTGAAGGACGATGCGTATGCAACGCAGCTCACTACGAAAGACGGCCAAAATTACAAGTTTGATGACATCGGTTGCATGAACCAGTGGAAAACGGAAAATGGCACAGATAACATCGGCATGGACTATGTACGTGATTACAATGACAAGGAATGGATTGAATACAGCAAAGCCACGTATGTATACGATGCTTCATTACGCACGCCTATGGCCTATGGAATTCTTAACTTTAAGGACAAGCCATCGGCCGAAGCTTTCATTGCAGAGCAAGGTGTGGGAACCATTATGACCGCTGAGGATCTTGCTTCTCATGATTGGAAACAGAATACAGAGAACATGGACATGATGGGTGAACATGGGCATGATGCACACGGACATGGTGAAGAAGAGGCAAATGAAGGAACACACCAGGAAGGTGAAATGGAAGAAGAGTCGGGTCACTAG
- a CDS encoding glycoside hydrolase family 65, whose product MDRHSVVTRNHPVFTQLEPRSPLSVGNGEFAFSADFTGLQTYPDLYEIPLGTQSNWGWHYTGGHHVFGDEDIVYQAFETHGRKVPYPMKPEDKEEAYHWLRQNPHRLQLGRISFRLLGKDGQDTDVTHVVPVRQELNLWTGILHSEFTVQGERVRVETACDPRLDCIAIRVQSELIRKQRLQLFVVFPAPDMTHRSWSKSVFPDWKQHDRHSTVLTSVTSTSASLKRVLDEDEYALEWIWDVGQLEQTGTHEFTLSPKAVPDSDIWSCSVSFAAHKPETLPADTVLGSSSVHWNQFWNDGGVIDFEGSSDPRAAELERRVILSQFLSAVHSGGSMPPQETGYMYNSWFGKMHLEMHWWHAAHFPLWNRTDLLCKSMDWYRTILPEARELARSQGYVGARWPKMVGYNGHQTPSPVAPGLIWQQPHPMALAEMCYLSRPDPAMLTRYKDIVFEAADFMVSYAHWEEKRQAYVLGPPLIPAQENHAMNDSLNPPYELEYWKFGLEIAILWAERLNHPANPDWASVASRMAKPRHEDGVYLAHENCPDTFTAKNHDHPSMVGALGLLPGSLIDPEIMRNTLLKVEECWNWESAWGWDFPMCAMTAARLNEPELAMDFLLMDATKNTYLPNGHNYQRAGLWAYLPGNGGLLTAVAMMAAGWTGTGEKENPGFPRDGSWTVKWEGLHPLM is encoded by the coding sequence ATAGATCGACATTCAGTCGTCACCAGGAATCATCCGGTATTCACACAGCTTGAGCCCAGATCACCTTTATCAGTAGGTAATGGAGAATTTGCGTTCAGCGCTGATTTTACGGGACTTCAGACGTATCCAGATCTGTATGAAATACCTCTCGGTACACAATCCAACTGGGGTTGGCATTATACGGGCGGTCATCATGTATTCGGAGATGAGGATATCGTCTATCAAGCATTTGAGACACATGGCCGCAAAGTGCCGTATCCCATGAAACCCGAAGACAAGGAAGAAGCCTATCACTGGCTTAGGCAGAACCCGCATCGACTTCAGCTTGGACGCATTTCATTTCGTTTGCTAGGAAAAGATGGTCAGGACACGGACGTCACCCATGTCGTCCCGGTACGTCAGGAATTGAATCTGTGGACCGGAATTCTGCACAGTGAATTTACCGTGCAGGGGGAAAGAGTGCGTGTAGAGACAGCCTGTGATCCACGGCTCGATTGTATCGCCATTCGTGTACAATCCGAATTAATCCGTAAGCAGCGTCTGCAACTGTTTGTTGTATTTCCAGCGCCCGATATGACACACCGGAGCTGGTCAAAATCAGTATTCCCCGACTGGAAGCAACATGACAGACATTCTACTGTACTGACATCGGTCACTTCGACTTCGGCATCATTGAAACGTGTGCTGGATGAAGATGAGTATGCATTGGAATGGATCTGGGACGTAGGCCAACTGGAACAGACGGGAACTCACGAATTCACACTATCTCCCAAGGCCGTACCAGACTCGGACATCTGGTCGTGCAGTGTGTCTTTTGCTGCACATAAGCCGGAAACCTTGCCAGCAGATACAGTGTTGGGATCAAGCTCGGTCCACTGGAATCAGTTCTGGAACGATGGCGGAGTGATTGATTTTGAAGGGAGTTCAGATCCGCGTGCCGCTGAACTGGAGCGTAGAGTGATCCTATCCCAGTTCCTGAGTGCGGTGCACAGTGGTGGGTCCATGCCACCGCAAGAGACTGGATATATGTACAACAGCTGGTTTGGCAAAATGCATCTGGAGATGCATTGGTGGCATGCAGCGCATTTTCCGCTCTGGAATCGGACCGATCTGTTGTGCAAGAGTATGGACTGGTACCGGACCATCCTGCCAGAAGCACGCGAACTGGCACGCTCTCAAGGTTATGTCGGTGCGCGATGGCCCAAAATGGTGGGTTATAACGGGCATCAGACTCCGTCGCCGGTAGCTCCGGGATTGATCTGGCAGCAACCCCATCCCATGGCACTAGCTGAGATGTGTTATCTTTCCCGACCTGACCCTGCTATGTTAACACGGTATAAGGATATCGTATTTGAAGCGGCTGACTTTATGGTGTCCTATGCCCATTGGGAAGAGAAAAGACAAGCGTATGTGTTAGGTCCGCCGCTTATCCCCGCGCAAGAGAATCACGCCATGAACGATAGTTTGAATCCGCCTTATGAATTGGAGTACTGGAAATTTGGCTTGGAGATTGCCATCCTGTGGGCAGAGCGATTGAATCATCCAGCCAATCCAGACTGGGCAAGCGTGGCTTCGCGCATGGCTAAACCTCGACATGAGGATGGTGTGTACCTTGCACACGAGAATTGTCCGGACACTTTTACTGCTAAGAACCACGATCATCCCTCGATGGTTGGAGCACTTGGACTATTGCCAGGTTCGTTGATCGATCCGGAGATCATGAGAAATACGTTGCTCAAGGTCGAAGAGTGCTGGAACTGGGAGTCCGCCTGGGGATGGGATTTTCCGATGTGTGCGATGACAGCGGCCAGACTGAATGAACCAGAGCTTGCAATGGATTTCTTGTTAATGGATGCGACGAAGAACACGTATTTGCCTAATGGGCACAACTATCAGAGAGCCGGGCTGTGGGCATATCTGCCCGGGAACGGTGGCTTGCTGACTGCTGTTGCCATGATGGCTGCAGGCTGGACAGGGACGGGAGAAAAAGAAAATCCGGGATTTCCGCGGGATGGAAGCTGGACTGTGAAGTGGGAAGGTCTTCATCCGCTGATGTAA
- a CDS encoding DUF817 domain-containing protein, with translation MKPLIQLLHFGYHQAMSCIFPVAIFGTLALSSVIPIPFLHRYDAILLVLLGVQYLMYRSGLESRDEIKVICVFHIIGLMLEIYKVWMGSWSYPEQAYTKILGVPLYSGFMYASVASFMCQVWRRLRMDMTGWPGLLPSVLLGAAIYINFFTHHFIPDFRWWLTALVFIVFYKTWIIYRVRSTTYRMPLSLAFIIVGFFIWTAENIATFFNAWKYPDQHDAWQLVSFSKISSWFLLVIISVIIVAQLKYVKANRNADDPKAI, from the coding sequence TTGAAACCTCTAATACAACTACTTCATTTCGGCTATCATCAGGCCATGAGTTGCATATTTCCTGTAGCGATCTTTGGAACATTGGCTCTCTCCAGCGTAATCCCGATTCCTTTCCTGCATCGCTATGATGCCATTCTTCTTGTATTGCTTGGTGTGCAGTATCTGATGTATCGAAGTGGTTTGGAAAGCCGGGATGAAATCAAGGTCATCTGTGTATTTCACATTATTGGTCTGATGCTGGAAATCTATAAAGTATGGATGGGATCATGGTCATACCCTGAGCAAGCTTATACCAAAATCCTTGGGGTCCCTCTGTATAGTGGATTTATGTATGCAAGTGTAGCCAGTTTTATGTGTCAGGTGTGGCGAAGACTGCGCATGGACATGACCGGCTGGCCTGGTTTATTACCTTCCGTTCTGCTCGGAGCAGCCATCTATATCAACTTTTTCACCCATCATTTTATTCCCGATTTTCGCTGGTGGTTGACGGCGCTTGTATTTATTGTCTTCTATAAAACGTGGATTATCTACCGGGTAAGGTCAACGACCTATCGAATGCCATTATCACTCGCATTTATCATTGTTGGTTTCTTCATCTGGACTGCAGAGAACATCGCTACATTCTTCAATGCCTGGAAATATCCTGATCAGCATGATGCCTGGCAACTGGTTAGCTTCAGTAAGATCAGTTCGTGGTTCCTGCTGGTGATCATCAGCGTCATCATCGTTGCACAGCTTAAATATGTGAAGGCCAATCGGAACGCAGATGATCCAAAAGCCATCTAA
- the bshB2 gene encoding bacillithiol biosynthesis deacetylase BshB2, translated as MNTTHNEHERILVVYPHPDDEAFSVSGTLAKYIDGGAHVTYACLTLGEMGRNMGIPPFANRVTLPGIRKRELIEASEAIGIQDLRMLGFHDKMLEFEDPQLLEDTIMSLLKELNPTLVITFYPGYSVHPDHDATGAAVIRTIAKLPVDERPIVHCVAFANNQEQYIGKPDVFVDVTEFLDRKMASIRAHRSQFQAAELVGNTELNDEEIKRRFGKETFWTYPFE; from the coding sequence ATGAATACTACACACAACGAGCATGAGCGCATCTTGGTGGTGTACCCACATCCGGATGATGAAGCTTTCTCTGTATCAGGAACGTTAGCGAAGTACATAGATGGCGGGGCTCATGTAACCTATGCTTGTCTGACACTGGGCGAGATGGGGCGCAACATGGGGATTCCTCCATTTGCCAACCGAGTGACGTTGCCTGGCATCCGTAAACGGGAACTCATCGAAGCTTCTGAAGCGATTGGTATTCAGGACCTCAGGATGCTGGGCTTCCACGATAAAATGCTGGAGTTCGAAGACCCACAGTTACTGGAAGACACCATCATGTCACTACTGAAAGAGTTAAACCCCACGCTGGTCATTACGTTCTATCCAGGGTACAGTGTTCATCCCGATCATGATGCAACGGGAGCTGCTGTTATACGTACAATTGCTAAACTTCCTGTGGATGAGCGTCCGATTGTTCACTGCGTTGCATTCGCTAATAATCAGGAACAGTACATTGGCAAGCCGGATGTATTCGTTGACGTAACCGAATTTTTGGACAGAAAGATGGCGTCCATTCGTGCCCATCGTTCACAATTCCAGGCAGCGGAGCTTGTAGGAAATACTGAGCTGAATGATGAAGAAATCAAGCGTCGTTTCGGTAAAGAAACATTTTGGACCTACCCATTTGAATAA
- a CDS encoding ABC transporter permease has protein sequence MADMIQIARREVKMGFRNPWAYSFLILFCTFSLSLLLLNSQNLVQGYSGTTGSMLNLILYLLPLMTLFLGSFSLTSEKEDGSWQLLSTYPIGTMSFIVGKYLGLSIVLITIVAFGYGLMGGISGLIGNPLDVMTYLLFLAFSCGLVLLFLTLALFIGSLSRNRWQALTISVTVWFFAVIGWPTLLLSVLGLMPYLWVKPLLIILTLINPAELVRLFVVIKLGGGSILGPEYYQWVEWVQQPSGNWIFIGICLFWIACSVLAVYAIWERGRSHG, from the coding sequence ATGGCAGATATGATACAGATTGCAAGACGAGAAGTGAAGATGGGATTTCGCAATCCCTGGGCGTATTCGTTTCTGATCCTTTTTTGCACATTTAGCCTAAGTTTGTTACTCCTGAATTCGCAGAATCTGGTTCAAGGATATTCGGGCACAACAGGTTCGATGTTGAATCTTATTCTCTACCTTTTGCCATTAATGACGCTGTTCCTCGGTTCCTTCTCATTAACATCCGAAAAGGAAGACGGTAGCTGGCAACTTCTGTCCACGTATCCCATCGGCACGATGTCTTTTATTGTTGGGAAGTATCTTGGGCTGTCGATTGTCTTGATCACCATTGTTGCGTTTGGATACGGCCTGATGGGGGGCATTAGCGGGTTGATCGGGAATCCACTGGATGTCATGACATATCTTCTCTTTCTGGCATTTTCCTGTGGACTGGTGTTGTTATTCCTGACGCTGGCGCTATTTATCGGTTCGTTGTCGCGCAATCGGTGGCAGGCGTTAACCATATCCGTGACCGTATGGTTCTTCGCTGTTATTGGATGGCCGACGTTATTGCTCTCTGTGCTGGGATTGATGCCTTATCTGTGGGTCAAACCGCTGTTGATTATACTAACTCTCATCAATCCGGCTGAGCTGGTGCGATTGTTTGTCGTAATCAAACTGGGAGGCGGCTCCATTCTGGGACCGGAATATTATCAATGGGTGGAATGGGTGCAGCAACCAAGTGGCAATTGGATTTTCATCGGGATATGCCTGTTCTGGATTGCCTGCTCTGTCCTGGCTGTATACGCGATCTGGGAGAGGGGGCGTTCTCATGGATAA
- a CDS encoding antibiotic biosynthesis monooxygenase has product MLIQTRSIIVKKGNSDKIVERFSGPTPVVDMPGLIDFSVTVNKKSTENEEVMVIIRWESEEAWKNWEKSDVHIKGHREKRTQEKPDYLISTTVNMYQVQTVKTGNGSEQGS; this is encoded by the coding sequence ATGTTAATACAAACTCGAAGTATCATTGTCAAAAAAGGAAATAGCGATAAGATCGTGGAACGTTTCAGTGGTCCAACTCCTGTTGTGGACATGCCCGGTCTGATTGATTTCAGTGTCACGGTCAACAAGAAAAGTACAGAAAACGAAGAAGTGATGGTCATCATTCGCTGGGAATCGGAAGAAGCATGGAAGAATTGGGAGAAAAGTGATGTTCATATCAAAGGGCACCGTGAGAAGAGAACACAGGAGAAACCGGATTATCTAATAAGCACGACCGTAAATATGTATCAGGTACAGACCGTGAAGACAGGTAATGGTTCCGAACAAGGGTCATAA
- a CDS encoding glycoside hydrolase N-terminal domain-containing protein, with translation MKHHIDHPDTSGTRRDKNKLLLKYPSSWWQGMWREALPSGNGKLGASVQGGIQVETVLLQHSELWHWGHKAELPDVSYTLSETRKLMDEERYLEASWHLTRKLQEEGYASRLSSRYPLATMTVGMPCNNAFRKYRRELDMDTGEVQVRWLEGSQSYARNLFVSRADDCVVYEIQAHRVKDGVSAQETDSAGHSLLSGTIGLQFPEGDRVREDDEFNVLKSSITMRIDRDDHGDYLCYGGKNDDGHDYGAVLRLIQLNEIPDVIHDKQKESEPNEATHSRQLHFHTSGKVLVLVKMFATGRRAEEWTRLKQELALLDSDYNMLLDRHISLHQPLFKSAEFDLDDENDDGRCNEELLLEAYEGEAPTGLIRKMWAYGRYLFISGTSEHSGLPFGLYGLWGGDYRLIWGHNMANENVQMMYWHTAVGGLSNLNRSLFRYYNGLMDDFRDNARKLYGCRGIYIPAGTTPGIGVPNQIVPVIMNWTGAAGWIARHYYAHYQFTGDKQFLLEEALPFMKEALQFYEDFLVLGEDGKFKIYPSVSPENTPENFMPKHGQPLAHPMPTAINATMDIAIIKELLQHVIAASRLTGVHTSKISCWEAMLEHMPDYLLEPEGAVKEWLHPAFEDRRDHRHLSHLYPVFPGQEVTREEQPELFQAFETAVDQRRLGAQSGWSLAHMSSIYARLGNGERALESLDLLARSCVLSNGYTLHNDWRNMGICMSMPAAPIQLDANMGWVNAVQEMLLYVSEQWIKLLPALPERWVRGSIHGWRIPGGSLSCTWDQSSGLFRAEISACRRIMTKLHIPEWVKACEMLSRNACLCELDENGIYELEIEAGGELILEQTRFGKNDE, from the coding sequence GTGAAGCATCACATAGACCATCCAGACACCTCAGGCACACGGCGGGACAAGAATAAACTTTTGCTGAAATATCCCTCATCTTGGTGGCAAGGGATGTGGCGAGAAGCACTTCCTTCCGGAAACGGTAAACTTGGTGCTTCAGTACAAGGTGGAATTCAGGTGGAAACCGTACTTTTGCAGCACAGTGAATTATGGCACTGGGGGCACAAGGCTGAGCTGCCTGATGTCAGTTATACCTTATCAGAGACCCGCAAGTTAATGGATGAGGAACGATATCTGGAGGCAAGCTGGCATCTGACTCGTAAGCTGCAAGAAGAAGGTTACGCGTCAAGGTTGTCTTCCCGCTATCCGCTGGCAACAATGACGGTGGGCATGCCATGTAATAACGCTTTTCGCAAATATCGGCGGGAACTGGATATGGACACAGGAGAAGTTCAGGTGCGCTGGCTGGAGGGGAGTCAGAGCTATGCAAGAAATCTGTTTGTCTCGCGTGCAGACGATTGTGTTGTCTATGAGATCCAAGCCCATAGAGTGAAAGATGGAGTAAGTGCACAAGAAACAGATTCAGCTGGGCATTCATTGCTGTCGGGAACTATAGGCCTGCAATTCCCGGAAGGTGACCGGGTGAGAGAAGACGATGAGTTCAACGTTCTAAAGTCGTCTATAACGATGAGAATCGACCGGGATGATCATGGAGACTACCTTTGCTATGGCGGCAAAAATGACGATGGACATGACTATGGTGCGGTGCTACGACTGATCCAATTGAACGAAATACCTGATGTGATTCATGATAAGCAAAAGGAAAGCGAGCCTAACGAAGCCACGCACAGCAGGCAACTTCATTTCCATACCTCTGGAAAAGTGCTTGTGCTTGTCAAAATGTTTGCTACGGGTAGACGAGCGGAGGAATGGACACGGTTGAAGCAGGAACTCGCATTGCTTGATAGCGACTACAATATGTTGCTGGATCGTCATATCTCACTGCATCAACCGTTATTTAAGTCCGCTGAATTTGATCTGGATGATGAGAATGATGACGGGCGCTGCAATGAAGAATTGCTTCTGGAAGCCTATGAAGGTGAAGCACCTACAGGGTTAATTCGCAAGATGTGGGCCTATGGTCGATATCTCTTCATCAGCGGAACTTCTGAACATAGCGGATTGCCATTTGGATTATACGGCTTGTGGGGTGGAGATTATCGCTTGATCTGGGGCCACAATATGGCGAATGAGAATGTGCAAATGATGTATTGGCACACTGCGGTAGGTGGTTTATCCAATCTGAATCGTTCGTTGTTCCGCTATTACAACGGATTAATGGATGACTTTCGGGACAATGCTCGCAAGCTATATGGATGCCGTGGGATTTACATTCCAGCTGGAACAACACCGGGTATCGGGGTGCCTAACCAGATTGTTCCAGTAATCATGAATTGGACGGGAGCAGCAGGATGGATCGCCAGGCATTATTATGCTCATTATCAGTTCACTGGGGATAAGCAATTTCTGCTGGAGGAAGCCCTGCCCTTTATGAAGGAGGCCCTTCAGTTCTATGAAGATTTTCTGGTGCTGGGTGAAGACGGCAAATTTAAGATATACCCGTCTGTTTCGCCAGAGAATACACCTGAGAATTTTATGCCTAAGCATGGACAGCCATTGGCCCACCCTATGCCTACAGCCATTAATGCGACTATGGACATTGCGATTATTAAAGAACTGCTACAGCATGTCATTGCAGCCAGTCGACTAACTGGAGTGCATACGTCTAAGATTTCTTGCTGGGAAGCCATGCTGGAGCATATGCCCGATTATCTTCTTGAACCGGAGGGAGCTGTGAAAGAATGGCTGCATCCTGCGTTTGAAGATCGACGTGATCATCGTCATCTTTCACACCTGTATCCTGTTTTTCCAGGACAGGAGGTCACCCGTGAAGAACAGCCAGAACTGTTCCAAGCGTTCGAGACAGCAGTTGATCAGCGAAGGCTTGGTGCCCAGAGTGGCTGGTCTCTTGCACATATGTCGTCCATATATGCTCGACTTGGCAATGGTGAGCGAGCGCTTGAAAGTCTCGATCTTCTTGCACGCTCCTGTGTGCTGAGTAATGGGTATACCTTGCATAATGACTGGCGCAATATGGGGATATGTATGTCCATGCCTGCTGCCCCGATTCAGTTGGATGCCAATATGGGCTGGGTTAATGCAGTACAGGAAATGCTGCTTTATGTATCAGAACAATGGATCAAGCTGCTGCCGGCTTTGCCAGAACGCTGGGTACGAGGTTCCATACACGGCTGGCGTATTCCTGGAGGTAGTCTGTCCTGCACATGGGATCAGAGTTCCGGTTTGTTCCGGGCAGAAATCAGCGCCTGTCGCCGGATCATGACGAAGCTTCATATCCCTGAATGGGTAAAAGCATGCGAGATGCTCAGTAGAAATGCCTGCCTATGTGAACTTGATGAGAATGGCATCTATGAGCTTGAGATTGAAGCTGGAGGGGAACTCATTCTGGAGCAAACAAGGTTTGGAAAAAATGATGAATAA
- a CDS encoding YojF family protein — protein sequence MQPIKPQDIQLRINQLADQDLYVHLELTSGAYAHHMDSTRHPASAFITNAAIRYTQGSISGTGPYRVGLKTTQGWLYAEGLTHIDEQEEERLILAGHDSQGKLVVALQLSREMF from the coding sequence ATGCAACCGATCAAACCTCAAGACATTCAGCTCCGGATCAATCAACTTGCTGATCAGGACTTATACGTACATCTCGAACTCACGTCAGGTGCTTACGCACACCACATGGATAGCACAAGACATCCAGCATCTGCATTCATTACCAATGCGGCCATACGATATACGCAGGGCTCCATCTCAGGTACAGGTCCTTACCGGGTTGGTCTGAAAACAACTCAAGGTTGGCTCTACGCCGAAGGCCTTACACACATTGATGAGCAAGAAGAAGAAAGACTGATTCTGGCTGGTCACGACAGTCAAGGCAAGCTGGTTGTGGCGTTACAACTGAGTCGGGAGATGTTCTGA